In one Lolium rigidum isolate FL_2022 chromosome 3, APGP_CSIRO_Lrig_0.1, whole genome shotgun sequence genomic region, the following are encoded:
- the LOC124700195 gene encoding polygalacturonase-like, with amino-acid sequence MPAQRSNLALLAHLCVSLAAVARGAAATSYSVVDYGAVADGRTDCASAFLSAWASACAEEDSAAVVVPAGEFLVSRARFSGPCRSGAVTVDIAGTVLAPVPYAGVQLWIVFQNVDGVTINGGTLDGRGQAYWACRRAGGGSSCPAATRSLTIYRSRNVLIQGLTSLNSAGIHVTVQSSTGVAIVDTVVSAPGGSPNTDGIHIKQSSDVTVRNARIGTGDDCISMVEGSSDVWIQGVSCGPGHGISIGSLGDTPEQLAVRNITVRAVTLAGTTNGLRIKTWAKANNGLVDGVAFSDVVMRDVRNPIIVDQNYCPGNVSCPTEGSGIKITNVSFTDVVGTSATPVAVRFDCSPSRPCSGITMRNVRLSYGKQPGAAESLCRNAHGVAYGQVVPPSCLADQEMLCQK; translated from the exons ATGCCGGCACAGCGCTCCAACCTCGCTCTCCTCGCCCACCTGTGCGTGTCACTGGCCGCCGTGGCTAGAGGCGCCGCCGCGACGTCCTACAGCGTCGTCGACTACGGCGCCGTGGCCGACGGCCGGACGGACTGCGCCAGCGCGTTCCTCAGCGCTTGGGCCTCGGCGTGCGCGGAGGAGGACTCGGCCGCGGTTGTCGTGCCGGCAGGTGAGTTCTTGGTGTCCAGGGCGAGGTTCagcggcccgtgccggagcggCGCGGTGACCGTGGACATCGCGGGTACGGTGCTCGCGCCGGTGCCGTACGCCGGCGTGCAGCTCTGGATCGTGTTCCAGAACGTGGACGGGGTGACCATCAACGGCGGCACGCTCGACGGCAGGGGCCAGGCGTACTGGGCGTGCCGGAGAGCCGGCGGCGGCTCGTCTTGCCCCGCCGCAACAAGG TCGTTGACGATATACCGGTCTAGGAACGTGCTGATCCAAGGCCTGACGTCGCTGAACAGCGCCGGCATCCATGTGACGGTCCAGTCGAGCACCGGCGTGGCGATAGTGGACACGGTGGTGTCGGCGCCGGGGGGCAGCCCCAACACGGACGGCATCCACATCAAGCAGTCGAGCGACGTCACCGTCCGGAACGCCAGGATCGGCACCGGCGACGACTGCATCTCCATGGTCGAGGGCTCGTCGGACGTGTGGATTCAAGGCGTCAGCTGCGGCCCGGGGCACGGCATCAG TATTGGGAGCCTGGGCGACACGCCGGAGCAGCTGGCCGTGCGGAACATCACCGTCAGGGCCGTCACGCTCGCCGGTACGACCAACGGGCTGCGGATCAAGACGTGGGCCAAGGCCAACAACGGGCTCGTCGACGGCGTCGCGTTCTCCGACGTGGTCATGAGGGACGTCCGGAACCCCATCATCGTCGACCAGAACTACTGCCCGGGAAACGTGAGCTGCCCCACCGAG GGATCGGGGATCAAGATCACCAATGTCTCATTCACGGACGTTGTCGGGACGTCGGCGACGCCGGTGGCCGTGCGGTTCGACTGCAGCCCGAGCCGGCCGTGCTCCGGAATCACCATGCGTAACGTCCGGCTGAGCTACGGGAAGCAGCCGGGAGCGGCCGAGTCGCTCTGCCGGAATGCGCATGGAGTTGCCTATGGGCAGGTTGTTCCACCGAGTTGCCTGGCTGACCAGGAAATGCTTTGCCAAAAGTGA